GATCGAGGTCGGACATCTTCAACACGGTCATGGGTCGCACTTCCTACGGTTTTTTTGAAGTTGCTGTTTGCAGATAGTGTTCTGCAACGTCCAGCATTCGGTTGGCAAAACCCCATTCGTTGTCGAACCAGGCCAGGATGTTCACCAGTTTTGGGCCGGAAACACGGGTCTGACTGGCATCGACGATGGCCGAATGTGGGTCATGGTTGAAATCACAACTGGCGTGCGGCAGCTCGGTATAGGCGAGCAGACCTTTGAGCGGGCCATTGGTGGCGGCTTCGCGCAGGATCCGGTTGACCTCATTGGCGTCGGTCGCCGTGGCGGTCTGCATCGTGATGTCGAGGCAGGACACGTTGACCGTCGGCACGCGTACGGCTTTGGCCTGAATTCGCCCGGCAAGTTCCGGCAGCAGACGCTCGATACCCCGCGCCAGACCAGTGGACACCGGGATCACCGACTGGAACGCCGAACGGGTACGGCGCAGGTCTTCGTGGTGATAGGCGTCGATCACCGGCTGATCATTCATCGCCGAGTGAATGGTGGTGATCGAAACGTAATCGAGGCCGATCGCCTTGTCGAGCAAGCGCAACAGCGGCACGCCGCAATTGGTCGTACAGGAGGCGTTGGACACCAACAGTTCGTCGCCGGTCAGGCAATCCTGATTGACGCCATAAACGATGGTGGCGTCGACATCCGCCTCGCTGGCCATCGGCTGCGAGAACAACACGCGTGGCGCGCCGGCGTCGAGAAAGCGCTGGCCGTCTTCACGGGTGTTGTAGGCACCGGAGCATTCCAGCACCAGATCGACGCCCAGCGACGCCCAATCGATGCCTTCGGGAGTAGCACTGCGCAGGACCTTCACGCAGTCGCCATTAATATGCAGACAATCGCCTTCTACTCGCACTTCGCCCGGAAAACGGCCGTGGGTGGAGTCAAAGCGTGTCAGGTATTCGATGCTGGCCATGTCCGCCAGATCGTTGATCGCGACAATTTCAAACCCGGCTTTCTCGCCTCGCTCAAACAACGCACGCAAGACGCAACGACCAATCCGGCCGTAGCCGTTGAGTGCAACTTTGTAGGGACGCGGTTGAGGCATGGGGTTCTCGATTACCGTGGTGAATCAGAAAGCTCTTTATTGTCTGAACCGACGCTATCGCGAGCAGGCTCACTCCTACACGGGCAACGTAAAACCCTGTAGGAGTGAGCCTGCTCGCGATGGCGTCAGCCCGGACAACACAACTGTCTGACTTAGTCTTCCAGCAGCTCTTCCGCCTGACCCAGGATGTTTTCCAGGGTGAAGCCGAACTCTTCGAACAGTGCCGAAGCCGGAGCCGATTCGCCGTAAGTGGTCATGCCGATCACGCGACCTTCCAGACCCACGTACTTGAACCAGAAGTCGGCGTGAGCCGCTTCGATCGCGATACGCGCGCTGACCTGCAACGGTAGCACCGCCTGCTTGTAGCCCGCGTCCTGAGCATCGAACACGCTGGTGCAAGGCATGGAAACCACACGCACCTTGCGGCCCTGCTCGGTCAGTTTGTCGTAAGCCTGAACCGCCAGACCGACTTCCGAACCGGTCGAAATCAGGATCAGCTCAGGCTCGCCTGCGCAGTCCTTCAGCACGTAACCGCCACGGCTGATGTCGGCAATCTGGCCGGCATCACGTTCCTGGTGCTGCAGGTTCTGACGCGAGAAGATCAGCGCCGATGGGCCGTCCTTGCGCTCTAGAGCGTTCTTCCAGGCCACGGCCGATTCAACGGCATCGGCTGGACGCCAGGTGTCGAGGTTCGGTGTGGTACGCAGGCTGGTCAGCTGTTCGATCGGCTGGTGAGTCGGGCCGTCTTCGCCCAGACCGATGGAGTCGTGGGTGTAGACGTGGATCACTTGCTTCTTCATCAGCGCCGACATGCGTACGGCGTTGCGCGCATATTCCATGAACATCAGGAAGGTCGCGCCGTAAGGCACCAGGCCGCCGTGCAGGGTCACGCCGTTCATGATCGCGGTCATGCCGAATTCGCGCACGCCGTAGTACATGTAGTTGCCGCTGGCATCTTCAGCGCTGACGCCTTTGCAACCTTTCCACAGGGTCAGGTTGGAACCGGCCAGGTCAGCCGAACCGCCAAGCAGTTCCGGCAGCAGCGGGCCGAATGCGTTCAGGGTGTTCTGGCTGGCTTTACGGCTGGCAATGGTTTCGCCTTTGGCCGCAACTTCAGCGATGTAAGCCGAAGCTTTTTCCGAGAAGTCAGCTGGCAGCTCACCGCTCAGACGACGCACCAGTTCGTTGGCTTCGGTCGGGAATGCAGCGGAGTAGGCAGCGAAACGCTGATCCCACTCGGCTTCGGCCG
This region of Pseudomonas sp. R84 genomic DNA includes:
- the epd gene encoding erythrose-4-phosphate dehydrogenase, with protein sequence MPQPRPYKVALNGYGRIGRCVLRALFERGEKAGFEIVAINDLADMASIEYLTRFDSTHGRFPGEVRVEGDCLHINGDCVKVLRSATPEGIDWASLGVDLVLECSGAYNTREDGQRFLDAGAPRVLFSQPMASEADVDATIVYGVNQDCLTGDELLVSNASCTTNCGVPLLRLLDKAIGLDYVSITTIHSAMNDQPVIDAYHHEDLRRTRSAFQSVIPVSTGLARGIERLLPELAGRIQAKAVRVPTVNVSCLDITMQTATATDANEVNRILREAATNGPLKGLLAYTELPHASCDFNHDPHSAIVDASQTRVSGPKLVNILAWFDNEWGFANRMLDVAEHYLQTATSKKP
- the tkt gene encoding transketolase; protein product: MPSRRERANAIRALSMDAVQKANSGHPGAPMGMADIAEVLWRDYLKHNPSNPSFADRDRFVLSNGHGSMLIYSLLHLTGYDLSIDDLKQFRQLHSRTPGHPEFGYTPGVETTTGPLGQGLANAVGFALAEKVLGAQFNRPGHDIVDHHTYVFLGDGCMMEGISHEVASLAGTLGLGKLIAFYDDNGISIDGEVEGWFTDDTPKRFEAYNWQVIRNVDGHDPEEIKTAIETARKSPLPTLICCKTTIGFGSPNKQGKEDCHGAPLGDAEIALTRQALNWNHGPFEIPADIYAEWDAKEKGRAAEAEWDQRFAAYSAAFPTEANELVRRLSGELPADFSEKASAYIAEVAAKGETIASRKASQNTLNAFGPLLPELLGGSADLAGSNLTLWKGCKGVSAEDASGNYMYYGVREFGMTAIMNGVTLHGGLVPYGATFLMFMEYARNAVRMSALMKKQVIHVYTHDSIGLGEDGPTHQPIEQLTSLRTTPNLDTWRPADAVESAVAWKNALERKDGPSALIFSRQNLQHQERDAGQIADISRGGYVLKDCAGEPELILISTGSEVGLAVQAYDKLTEQGRKVRVVSMPCTSVFDAQDAGYKQAVLPLQVSARIAIEAAHADFWFKYVGLEGRVIGMTTYGESAPASALFEEFGFTLENILGQAEELLED